In Candidatus Electrothrix scaldis, the genomic window TGCCTATTTTCACACCTACGGCCTGCCCATTCTTATAACTAATTGCTCCAATAATTACGGCCCTTATCAATTCCCGGAAAAACTGATTCCCCTCATGCTCAATAACGGGCAACAAGGGAAGACGCTTCCTGTGTACGGAGACGGTGGCAATGTCCGCGACTGGCTCTATGTCCAGGATCACTGCGAAGCAATTGTTCGTGTTGTTGAACAGGGCCAATTGGGAGAGTCATATAATATAGGGGGCCATAACGAGAAAAATAATCTCCAGGTTGTTGAGCTCCTTTGTGACATGCTTGACGAAAAGCTGGGACTGCTTCCCTCTGGAAAGGCGAGGCGTTCTTTAATTACCTTTGTCAAAGATCGCCTGGGCCATGACCGCCGCTATGCCATTGATGCAGATAAAATAGATCGAGAGTTAGGTTGGACCCCAAAATATACTTTTGAGCAGGGCATTGAAAAGACAGTCACCTGGTACCTGAAAAATCGAGCCTGGATGGATTCGATTATTGACGGCTCCTATCAGAAATATTATGCCAAAATGTACGGCAAGTAAGCACAGACCATTACCTACTGATACAACAGCACATTCATGAAAATACAATCAGCATCTATCCCGGACGTCCTTATCATTGAGCCCCAAGTCTTCGGCGATGAGCGGGGCTTTTTTTTAGAAAGCTTCAATCAGCGCCGCTGGCAGGAAGCAACTGGACTGCAAACAACTTTTGTTCAGCATAATCACTCTGCTTCTGGCAAAAATGTTCTGCGCGGACTTCATTACCAAATTCAGCAACCACAGGGCAAATTGGTCCGGGTTATTGCGGGCGAGGTCTTTGATGTAGCGGTGGACCTCCGTAAAGAATCCCCCACCTTTGGCCAATGGGTTGGGGAATATCTTTCTGCTGAAAACAAAAAGCAATTTTGGGTTCCCGAAGGTTTTGCGCACGGCTTTCTCGTTCTTTCAGAAAGGGCGGAATTTCTCTATTTAGCAACAAAGTATTATGCTCCGGAGCACGAACGTTCGATCATCTGGAACGACCCAGATCTCAATATCACATGGCCCGTCCAGGGAGAGCCCTGCCTCTCTAAAAAAGACAGGGCAGCCTGTTCCTTTCAGGAGGCAGATTATTATTAATTGCCCCTCAATGTCGTACTGACATTTTTTGTCAGCTACCGTGGCAGATTTTGTCTTCGAAACATGAGGAAAGCATAGCTTAAATATACCGCTCCCTATAGACTCTCCGTAACCTCCCATTCTTAAGAAAGAAAAAAAAACATACTCCTTCAAGAGATCCTGGCACAGATAATGTATTATAAGAGGCAAAGAATACATGTCGGCACGGGTCGATATCCAAAAACTTCTATCCTGAAAATGGAGGACATCATGAAACTGAATAACTTGAGAAAACAAGCAAACGAGAAAGGTTTTACCTTGATCGAGCTGATGATCGTTATTGCGATTATTGGTATTCTGGCAGCTGTTGCTATCCCTAACTTCATTGAGTACAAGAATAAGTCCTATTGTACTGCGACAATCAACGATGTAAATGCCGTCGGTGGTGCCTTGGCGGACTATTTCGCCAATCCTATGAATACAACAGCATCAACTGAATACAATAAAGCAGAGGGCAATGCCCGTCCGTTTATACTGGTTGGTAATTACGAAACGGGTAGTTATTCTGCAAACACCCTGCTCCTGTCCGCCTCAACAACCGGCGCATCTGCAGTAAAAGATGGGTCAAACTATCTCATTTCAGCAACTGAAGGTGCTGCAAACTGCCCGCAGAAAGTCTGGAGCTCCGACAGTCACTGGAGCCAAAATGATGAGGGTGGCTTGGATTTCGTCAAAACGCTGTAATTCAAGATTTGATACAAAGAAAACATTAAGCCTGCTGAAAAGCAGGCTTATTTTTTATGTCGTCCCTCTATTCAAAAGAGCATGTTTTTCGACTAAGCTTGTTGTTTTGTTTCTGCCTGCTTATTTACTCCGATATTTTCAATAACGGCTGGCATCTTGATGATTCAGGTAATATCCTGAACAATACACCGCTTCATATAACTGATCTCAATCTCGACACACTTTTCAACACTTTCTACGCCCACCCGGAAGAAACAGGCAGACTCTATCGACCGGTTGCTAATTTCACGTTCGCCCTTAACTGGTTTTTCGGACAGGATAGTCCTGTCGGTTATCATCTCGTCGATATTTTTATTCACGGCCTCACGGCGATCATGCTCTTTTTCTGCTCCTCCCTACTTCTGAGCACGCCTGCGCTCAAGCAACATCAACGTACACAAACACAAAAAAATGACATAGCCTTGCTTACGGCTGCTCTTTGGCTGGCCGCCCCTATTCATACCTCGGCAGTGACCTATATTGTCCAGCGCATGGCTCAACTTGCAGCCTTATTTTCTATTGGTGCCATTTTTTTCTATCTCTCTGCAAGATTATCTCACAGGCGATTACACCAAGCTTTATTTTTCTGCAGTTTTTTTTGCTGCGCCCTGCTCGCCTTGGGCAGCAAAGAAAATGCTGCTCTTCTTTTTCCTTCACTTGCTCTTATTGAAGGAATTTTCTTTTTCCAATTTGCAAGAATCCAAAAATTTGCGTTCCAGAAAAAAAAACTTTTTCTGCTGATTTCCCTCTTATTTTCAGGTGGAATATTTTTCCTTAGCTGGGATTTTATTATTGCCCAAGCCAATAGCTACGGGCATAGAAATTTCACATTTCATGAGCGCATCTTGACCGAGCCGCGTATACTGCTTTTTTATCTCTCCCAAATTTTTTATCCAACTGCTTCGCGGCTTTCCATTGCTCACGATATAACTTTATCATCCTCGCTCTTTACCCCTTGGCAAACCGTGCCAGCTATTTTATCCTGTATGGCATTAATGGTTTTAGCCATCGTGCAAATTAATAAAAGACCTCTGTTCTCCTTTGCTATTTTATATTATTTTCTTAACCATCTTGTGGAATCAACGATTATACCTTTAGAGCTTATTTTCGAACACAGAAACCTCCTTCCATCGCTCTTTCTCTTTCTCCCTCTTGCGGCATTCGCTGTTGATATAATCAATACCAAAACATGGAGAATAATTATAACAGCGCTCACCTGCTCTTTCTTTTTAATCCAATCTGGTCAGGCCACGATAGAACGCAACAAGACCTGGAAAAATGAAGGGACATTAAACAAAGATGCCCTTAAAAAAGCCCCAGGTAGCGCACGGGTGAAACTCAACTTGGCTGGATGGTATGCGGGCCTAAAAAAATATCAAGAAGCTTTGAACCTTTGTGAAGAGGCAGAACAGTTCGAGAAAAACGATGCATCCCGAAACACAATCATTCCCATCGCCCGTATGCAAAAAGGCACCATTACCTACCAGCTCGGGCAGCCGGAAAAGGCTCTGGAGTATTTTCGACAGGCATATTCTCTTCGTAAAGACTACACAGCAGCAGCTGAAAAACTTATCGCCGTACTTATCGAGCTGGAACGATATGATGAGGCTCTTGATATTATAGCAGAACGATACAAAAAGACAAACGACTCCAAACTGTTCCTGCTTAAAGCATCTGTTCTTTTACGTCAAAAAAAAGCGGGTGAAGCTCTTGCCTGTTATCGCCGGGCCGAACCTTTTTACCCTAACCTTCCTTTGATTACAGCAGGCATCGGAAAAGCTCTCATCCTACAGGGAAATCATAGCGAGGCGACATTACTGTTCACCAGAGCAGTTCAACAACAAGAGCCCATAGTCAAGCTACTCTTAATTGAAAACAACCTTCTTTCCGGAAAAAAACAAGAAGCATCCGCTCAACTGAATGAGCTTATCCGCACGGTTCCCCTGGTCAGATTGCTGAATGATCTTAATGCGCCCCGAAAAGATCCTTTTCAAATACCCGTAAATACCCCCTTACTTCGACGAGCAATCCTACATAATGCTTCCCTGATGATATCCAGCTCCACATTAAAAGAAACAACCCTATGAGTAAAGAGCCATATATTAAGCAGCCGACACTCTATATACTCCTCTTTCTTCTGCTGCTTGTTGCCTATATCCAGTCATTCAATGGGGAATGGCACTATGATGATTTCCCGAATATTCTGGAAAACACTCCGTTACACCTGACAGAGTTAACACTGACCACCC contains:
- the rfbB gene encoding dTDP-glucose 4,6-dehydratase, with product MKKTVLVTGGCGFIGANFVRLLLETRADWRVINLDKLTYAGNLQNLDGVSEHPNYRFVRGDICDQPLLDTLFEEERIDTVVHFAAESHVDRSITGPAEFIRTNITGTFTLLEAAKKSWLDNDAPNEACRFLHVSTDEVYGSLGATGFFTEQTPYDPRSPYSSSKASSDHLVRAYFHTYGLPILITNCSNNYGPYQFPEKLIPLMLNNGQQGKTLPVYGDGGNVRDWLYVQDHCEAIVRVVEQGQLGESYNIGGHNEKNNLQVVELLCDMLDEKLGLLPSGKARRSLITFVKDRLGHDRRYAIDADKIDRELGWTPKYTFEQGIEKTVTWYLKNRAWMDSIIDGSYQKYYAKMYGK
- the rfbC gene encoding dTDP-4-dehydrorhamnose 3,5-epimerase; this translates as MKIQSASIPDVLIIEPQVFGDERGFFLESFNQRRWQEATGLQTTFVQHNHSASGKNVLRGLHYQIQQPQGKLVRVIAGEVFDVAVDLRKESPTFGQWVGEYLSAENKKQFWVPEGFAHGFLVLSERAEFLYLATKYYAPEHERSIIWNDPDLNITWPVQGEPCLSKKDRAACSFQEADYY
- a CDS encoding type II secretion system protein — its product is MKLNNLRKQANEKGFTLIELMIVIAIIGILAAVAIPNFIEYKNKSYCTATINDVNAVGGALADYFANPMNTTASTEYNKAEGNARPFILVGNYETGSYSANTLLLSASTTGASAVKDGSNYLISATEGAANCPQKVWSSDSHWSQNDEGGLDFVKTL
- a CDS encoding tetratricopeptide repeat protein, which gives rise to MSSLYSKEHVFRLSLLFCFCLLIYSDIFNNGWHLDDSGNILNNTPLHITDLNLDTLFNTFYAHPEETGRLYRPVANFTFALNWFFGQDSPVGYHLVDIFIHGLTAIMLFFCSSLLLSTPALKQHQRTQTQKNDIALLTAALWLAAPIHTSAVTYIVQRMAQLAALFSIGAIFFYLSARLSHRRLHQALFFCSFFCCALLALGSKENAALLFPSLALIEGIFFFQFARIQKFAFQKKKLFLLISLLFSGGIFFLSWDFIIAQANSYGHRNFTFHERILTEPRILLFYLSQIFYPTASRLSIAHDITLSSSLFTPWQTVPAILSCMALMVLAIVQINKRPLFSFAILYYFLNHLVESTIIPLELIFEHRNLLPSLFLFLPLAAFAVDIINTKTWRIIITALTCSFFLIQSGQATIERNKTWKNEGTLNKDALKKAPGSARVKLNLAGWYAGLKKYQEALNLCEEAEQFEKNDASRNTIIPIARMQKGTITYQLGQPEKALEYFRQAYSLRKDYTAAAEKLIAVLIELERYDEALDIIAERYKKTNDSKLFLLKASVLLRQKKAGEALACYRRAEPFYPNLPLITAGIGKALILQGNHSEATLLFTRAVQQQEPIVKLLLIENNLLSGKKQEASAQLNELIRTVPLVRLLNDLNAPRKDPFQIPVNTPLLRRAILHNASLMISSSTLKETTL